Proteins encoded within one genomic window of Chrysemys picta bellii isolate R12L10 chromosome 6, ASM1138683v2, whole genome shotgun sequence:
- the LOC101941054 gene encoding urea transporter 2 isoform X2, with the protein MTRRRRSTPSSPQNTQERSWKSALSALKAPMEDVEVKIETKEERKTQNQTPVRKCGKRVCKAVGYITGDMKQFGVWLQGKPLPFQFVDWVLRGISQVMFVNNPLSGLIMIVGFLVQNRWWTLTGCLGTVVSTLIALLLHQDRSSIAAGLHGYNGVLVGLLIAVFSDKGDFYWWLLLPVALTSTTCPVFSSALGSIFSKWDLPVFTLPFNAAVTLYSAATGHYNLFFPTVLIKPATSVPNITWSNIDVPKLLQSIPVGVGQVYGCDNPWTGGIFLVALFISSPLICLHAAIGSAVGMLAALSLAAPFSNIYAGLWNYNSCLACIAIGGMFYALTWQTHLLAIACAFFCAYLGATVANMFSVFGLPAFTWPFCLSALTFLLITTNISAIYKLPLAKVTYPEANREYYLTMKKQYRAYDGASGAVAPCPDSEGAPASPITQPAEPARKAVSAPALPPPHLFPALLRTSRTPTPSPPLSYVSRGTAAGVGHTLHSAGGGKWSDPAPARSTPLAPSRATGECQGAVPPYPASPKAVNQGSRAERAGARLLHFPPPRECGVGPTLQSPGGRKWSDPVPTRSAPLARAGWRFTPCPASLGRRWSSGEGAWDGEKKGMGEAGAGGKRQEGKKGVGCGGDGAVGKGHGMGKRRG; encoded by the exons ATG ACTCGTAGGCGAAGatcaactccctcctccccacaaaacACACAGGAGAGAAGTTGGAAATCAGCATTATCT GCTCTGAAAGCACCCATGGAGGATGTTGAAGTCAAGATAGAAACAAAAGAGGAAAGGAAGACACAAAACCAGACTCCAGTGAGAAAATGTGGGAAGCGAGTCTGCAAAGCCGTGGGCTATATCACAGGAGACATGAAACAGTTTGGAGTCTGGCTTCAAG GTAAACCACTCCCATTTCAGTTTGTCGACTGGGTCCTGCGAGGGATATCCCAGGTGATGTTCGTCAATAACCCTCTCAGTGGGCTTATCATGATTGTTGGGTTCCTGGTCCAGAATCGTTGGTGGACGCTCACAGGCTGTTTAGGAACAGTTGTCTCAACATTAATAGCACTTCTTCTGCATCAAGACAG ATCATCCATAGCAGCGGGATTGCATGGCTATAATGGGGTCCTGGTGGGACTGCTCATAGCAGTATTCTCTGACAAGGGAGACTTCTATTGGTGGCTTCTACTGCCTGTTGCTCTTACATCCACGACATG cCCCGTTTTCTCCAGTGCTTTAGGCTCAATCTTCAGTAAGTGGGATCTTCCTGTTTTCACCCTGCCTTTCAACGCAGCAGTGACATTATACTCTGCGGCCACTGGACACTACAACCTTTTCTTCCCTACAGTCCTCATTAAACCTGCAACATCAGTGCCCAATATCACCTGGTCCAACATTGATGTGCCAAAG CTGTTACAATCCATTCCAGTCGGCGTCGGCCAGGTGTACGGCTGTGATAACCCCTGGACTGGTGGCATCTTCCTGGTTGCTTTATTCATCTCCTCTCCTCTCATTTGCTTGCATGCTGCAATTGGATCAGCAGTGGGGATGCTGGCAG CACTGAGCCTAGCAGCACCTTTTAGCAATATCTACGCTGGCTTGTGGAATTACAACAGTTGCCTCGCATGCATCGCTATCGGGGGCATGTTCTATGCTCTGACATGGCAGACCCACCTGCTAGCAATTGCCTGTG CATTCTTTTGTGCCTATCTGGGAGCAACTGTGGCCAATATGTTTTCTGTG TTCGGATTACCAGCGTTTACCTGGCCTTTCTGCTTGTCTGCACTCACCTTTCTGTTAATAACCACAAACATCTCTGCCATCTACAAGTTACCTCTCGCCAAAGTCACTTACCCAGAAGCCAACCGAGAGTATTACCTCACAATGAAGAAGCAGTACCGGGCTTACGATGGCGCCAGTGGCGCCGTGGCGCCATGCCCAgactcagaaggggccccggccagcCCAATCACCCAGCCAGCTGAGCCAGCCAGGAAAGCTGTctccgcccctgctctgcccccgccccacctcttcccagccTTGCTCCGCACCAGCCgcacccccactccatcccctcccctaagTTATGTGTcccgggggactgcagcaggggttgggcacACCCTGCACTCAGCAGGtggtgggaagtggagtgacccggccccagcccgctccactcccctggctcctAGCCGTGCCACCggtgagtgccagggggcagtTCCCCCCTACCCCGCAAGTCCCAAGGCTGTgaaccaggggagcagagcagagcgggcaggggccaggtTACTCCACTTCCCCCCGCCCCGTGAGTGCGGGGTCGGGCCCACCCTGCAATCAccgggtggcaggaagtggagcgacccagtCCCAACCCGCTCCGCTCCGCTGGCTCGTGCTGGGTGGCGGTTTACCCCCTGCCCCGCaagcctggggaggagatggagcagtggggaaggggcatgggatggggaaaagaaagggatgggggaagcaggggcagggggaaagaggcaggagggaaagaagggggtgggatgtggaggagatggagcagtggggaaggggcatgggatggggaagagaaggggctag
- the LOC101941054 gene encoding urea transporter 2 isoform X1, translating to MNGCSLSDVCDISSRPFLADSPLDGHRPNESEYKHHLWPAHSPDLPARVPLLEMLEDQALKAPMEDVEVKIETKEERKTQNQTPVRKCGKRVCKAVGYITGDMKQFGVWLQGKPLPFQFVDWVLRGISQVMFVNNPLSGLIMIVGFLVQNRWWTLTGCLGTVVSTLIALLLHQDRSSIAAGLHGYNGVLVGLLIAVFSDKGDFYWWLLLPVALTSTTCPVFSSALGSIFSKWDLPVFTLPFNAAVTLYSAATGHYNLFFPTVLIKPATSVPNITWSNIDVPKLLQSIPVGVGQVYGCDNPWTGGIFLVALFISSPLICLHAAIGSAVGMLAALSLAAPFSNIYAGLWNYNSCLACIAIGGMFYALTWQTHLLAIACAFFCAYLGATVANMFSVFGLPAFTWPFCLSALTFLLITTNISAIYKLPLAKVTYPEANREYYLTMKKQYRAYDGASGAVAPCPDSEGAPASPITQPAEPARKAVSAPALPPPHLFPALLRTSRTPTPSPPLSYVSRGTAAGVGHTLHSAGGGKWSDPAPARSTPLAPSRATGECQGAVPPYPASPKAVNQGSRAERAGARLLHFPPPRECGVGPTLQSPGGRKWSDPVPTRSAPLARAGWRFTPCPASLGRRWSSGEGAWDGEKKGMGEAGAGGKRQEGKKGVGCGGDGAVGKGHGMGKRRG from the exons ATGAACGGCTGTTCTCTGAGCGATGTTTGTGACATCTCCAGTAGGCCATTCTTGGCCGACTCGCCTCTTGATGGACACAGGCCTAACGAATCTGAGTATAAGCACCACCTCTGGCCAGCCCACTCTCCAGACCTCCCAGCAAGAGTGCCGCTTTTGGAGATGCTGGAAGACCAG GCTCTGAAAGCACCCATGGAGGATGTTGAAGTCAAGATAGAAACAAAAGAGGAAAGGAAGACACAAAACCAGACTCCAGTGAGAAAATGTGGGAAGCGAGTCTGCAAAGCCGTGGGCTATATCACAGGAGACATGAAACAGTTTGGAGTCTGGCTTCAAG GTAAACCACTCCCATTTCAGTTTGTCGACTGGGTCCTGCGAGGGATATCCCAGGTGATGTTCGTCAATAACCCTCTCAGTGGGCTTATCATGATTGTTGGGTTCCTGGTCCAGAATCGTTGGTGGACGCTCACAGGCTGTTTAGGAACAGTTGTCTCAACATTAATAGCACTTCTTCTGCATCAAGACAG ATCATCCATAGCAGCGGGATTGCATGGCTATAATGGGGTCCTGGTGGGACTGCTCATAGCAGTATTCTCTGACAAGGGAGACTTCTATTGGTGGCTTCTACTGCCTGTTGCTCTTACATCCACGACATG cCCCGTTTTCTCCAGTGCTTTAGGCTCAATCTTCAGTAAGTGGGATCTTCCTGTTTTCACCCTGCCTTTCAACGCAGCAGTGACATTATACTCTGCGGCCACTGGACACTACAACCTTTTCTTCCCTACAGTCCTCATTAAACCTGCAACATCAGTGCCCAATATCACCTGGTCCAACATTGATGTGCCAAAG CTGTTACAATCCATTCCAGTCGGCGTCGGCCAGGTGTACGGCTGTGATAACCCCTGGACTGGTGGCATCTTCCTGGTTGCTTTATTCATCTCCTCTCCTCTCATTTGCTTGCATGCTGCAATTGGATCAGCAGTGGGGATGCTGGCAG CACTGAGCCTAGCAGCACCTTTTAGCAATATCTACGCTGGCTTGTGGAATTACAACAGTTGCCTCGCATGCATCGCTATCGGGGGCATGTTCTATGCTCTGACATGGCAGACCCACCTGCTAGCAATTGCCTGTG CATTCTTTTGTGCCTATCTGGGAGCAACTGTGGCCAATATGTTTTCTGTG TTCGGATTACCAGCGTTTACCTGGCCTTTCTGCTTGTCTGCACTCACCTTTCTGTTAATAACCACAAACATCTCTGCCATCTACAAGTTACCTCTCGCCAAAGTCACTTACCCAGAAGCCAACCGAGAGTATTACCTCACAATGAAGAAGCAGTACCGGGCTTACGATGGCGCCAGTGGCGCCGTGGCGCCATGCCCAgactcagaaggggccccggccagcCCAATCACCCAGCCAGCTGAGCCAGCCAGGAAAGCTGTctccgcccctgctctgcccccgccccacctcttcccagccTTGCTCCGCACCAGCCgcacccccactccatcccctcccctaagTTATGTGTcccgggggactgcagcaggggttgggcacACCCTGCACTCAGCAGGtggtgggaagtggagtgacccggccccagcccgctccactcccctggctcctAGCCGTGCCACCggtgagtgccagggggcagtTCCCCCCTACCCCGCAAGTCCCAAGGCTGTgaaccaggggagcagagcagagcgggcaggggccaggtTACTCCACTTCCCCCCGCCCCGTGAGTGCGGGGTCGGGCCCACCCTGCAATCAccgggtggcaggaagtggagcgacccagtCCCAACCCGCTCCGCTCCGCTGGCTCGTGCTGGGTGGCGGTTTACCCCCTGCCCCGCaagcctggggaggagatggagcagtggggaaggggcatgggatggggaaaagaaagggatgggggaagcaggggcagggggaaagaggcaggagggaaagaagggggtgggatgtggaggagatggagcagtggggaaggggcatgggatggggaagagaaggggctag
- the LOC101941054 gene encoding urea transporter 2 isoform X5 translates to MNGCSLSDVCDISSRPFLADSPLDGHRPNESEYKHHLWPAHSPDLPARVPLLEMLEDQALKAPMEDVEVKIETKEERKTQNQTPVRKCGKRVCKAVGYITGDMKQFGVWLQGKPLPFQFVDWVLRGISQVMFVNNPLSGLIMIVGFLVQNRWWTLTGCLGTVVSTLIALLLHQDRSSIAAGLHGYNGVLVGLLIAVFSDKGDFYWWLLLPVALTSTTCPVFSSALGSIFSKWDLPVFTLPFNAAVTLYSAATGHYNLFFPTVLIKPATSVPNITWSNIDVPKHSFVPIWEQLWPICFLCSDYQRLPGLSACLHSPFC, encoded by the exons ATGAACGGCTGTTCTCTGAGCGATGTTTGTGACATCTCCAGTAGGCCATTCTTGGCCGACTCGCCTCTTGATGGACACAGGCCTAACGAATCTGAGTATAAGCACCACCTCTGGCCAGCCCACTCTCCAGACCTCCCAGCAAGAGTGCCGCTTTTGGAGATGCTGGAAGACCAG GCTCTGAAAGCACCCATGGAGGATGTTGAAGTCAAGATAGAAACAAAAGAGGAAAGGAAGACACAAAACCAGACTCCAGTGAGAAAATGTGGGAAGCGAGTCTGCAAAGCCGTGGGCTATATCACAGGAGACATGAAACAGTTTGGAGTCTGGCTTCAAG GTAAACCACTCCCATTTCAGTTTGTCGACTGGGTCCTGCGAGGGATATCCCAGGTGATGTTCGTCAATAACCCTCTCAGTGGGCTTATCATGATTGTTGGGTTCCTGGTCCAGAATCGTTGGTGGACGCTCACAGGCTGTTTAGGAACAGTTGTCTCAACATTAATAGCACTTCTTCTGCATCAAGACAG ATCATCCATAGCAGCGGGATTGCATGGCTATAATGGGGTCCTGGTGGGACTGCTCATAGCAGTATTCTCTGACAAGGGAGACTTCTATTGGTGGCTTCTACTGCCTGTTGCTCTTACATCCACGACATG cCCCGTTTTCTCCAGTGCTTTAGGCTCAATCTTCAGTAAGTGGGATCTTCCTGTTTTCACCCTGCCTTTCAACGCAGCAGTGACATTATACTCTGCGGCCACTGGACACTACAACCTTTTCTTCCCTACAGTCCTCATTAAACCTGCAACATCAGTGCCCAATATCACCTGGTCCAACATTGATGTGCCAAAG CATTCTTTTGTGCCTATCTGGGAGCAACTGTGGCCAATATGTTTTCTGTG TTCGGATTACCAGCGTTTACCTGGCCTTTCTGCTTGTCTGCACTCACCTTTCTGTTAA
- the LOC101941054 gene encoding urea transporter 2 isoform X3, giving the protein MEDVEVKIETKEERKTQNQTPVRKCGKRVCKAVGYITGDMKQFGVWLQGKPLPFQFVDWVLRGISQVMFVNNPLSGLIMIVGFLVQNRWWTLTGCLGTVVSTLIALLLHQDRSSIAAGLHGYNGVLVGLLIAVFSDKGDFYWWLLLPVALTSTTCPVFSSALGSIFSKWDLPVFTLPFNAAVTLYSAATGHYNLFFPTVLIKPATSVPNITWSNIDVPKLLQSIPVGVGQVYGCDNPWTGGIFLVALFISSPLICLHAAIGSAVGMLAALSLAAPFSNIYAGLWNYNSCLACIAIGGMFYALTWQTHLLAIACAFFCAYLGATVANMFSVFGLPAFTWPFCLSALTFLLITTNISAIYKLPLAKVTYPEANREYYLTMKKQYRAYDGASGAVAPCPDSEGAPASPITQPAEPARKAVSAPALPPPHLFPALLRTSRTPTPSPPLSYVSRGTAAGVGHTLHSAGGGKWSDPAPARSTPLAPSRATGECQGAVPPYPASPKAVNQGSRAERAGARLLHFPPPRECGVGPTLQSPGGRKWSDPVPTRSAPLARAGWRFTPCPASLGRRWSSGEGAWDGEKKGMGEAGAGGKRQEGKKGVGCGGDGAVGKGHGMGKRRG; this is encoded by the exons ATGGAGGATGTTGAAGTCAAGATAGAAACAAAAGAGGAAAGGAAGACACAAAACCAGACTCCAGTGAGAAAATGTGGGAAGCGAGTCTGCAAAGCCGTGGGCTATATCACAGGAGACATGAAACAGTTTGGAGTCTGGCTTCAAG GTAAACCACTCCCATTTCAGTTTGTCGACTGGGTCCTGCGAGGGATATCCCAGGTGATGTTCGTCAATAACCCTCTCAGTGGGCTTATCATGATTGTTGGGTTCCTGGTCCAGAATCGTTGGTGGACGCTCACAGGCTGTTTAGGAACAGTTGTCTCAACATTAATAGCACTTCTTCTGCATCAAGACAG ATCATCCATAGCAGCGGGATTGCATGGCTATAATGGGGTCCTGGTGGGACTGCTCATAGCAGTATTCTCTGACAAGGGAGACTTCTATTGGTGGCTTCTACTGCCTGTTGCTCTTACATCCACGACATG cCCCGTTTTCTCCAGTGCTTTAGGCTCAATCTTCAGTAAGTGGGATCTTCCTGTTTTCACCCTGCCTTTCAACGCAGCAGTGACATTATACTCTGCGGCCACTGGACACTACAACCTTTTCTTCCCTACAGTCCTCATTAAACCTGCAACATCAGTGCCCAATATCACCTGGTCCAACATTGATGTGCCAAAG CTGTTACAATCCATTCCAGTCGGCGTCGGCCAGGTGTACGGCTGTGATAACCCCTGGACTGGTGGCATCTTCCTGGTTGCTTTATTCATCTCCTCTCCTCTCATTTGCTTGCATGCTGCAATTGGATCAGCAGTGGGGATGCTGGCAG CACTGAGCCTAGCAGCACCTTTTAGCAATATCTACGCTGGCTTGTGGAATTACAACAGTTGCCTCGCATGCATCGCTATCGGGGGCATGTTCTATGCTCTGACATGGCAGACCCACCTGCTAGCAATTGCCTGTG CATTCTTTTGTGCCTATCTGGGAGCAACTGTGGCCAATATGTTTTCTGTG TTCGGATTACCAGCGTTTACCTGGCCTTTCTGCTTGTCTGCACTCACCTTTCTGTTAATAACCACAAACATCTCTGCCATCTACAAGTTACCTCTCGCCAAAGTCACTTACCCAGAAGCCAACCGAGAGTATTACCTCACAATGAAGAAGCAGTACCGGGCTTACGATGGCGCCAGTGGCGCCGTGGCGCCATGCCCAgactcagaaggggccccggccagcCCAATCACCCAGCCAGCTGAGCCAGCCAGGAAAGCTGTctccgcccctgctctgcccccgccccacctcttcccagccTTGCTCCGCACCAGCCgcacccccactccatcccctcccctaagTTATGTGTcccgggggactgcagcaggggttgggcacACCCTGCACTCAGCAGGtggtgggaagtggagtgacccggccccagcccgctccactcccctggctcctAGCCGTGCCACCggtgagtgccagggggcagtTCCCCCCTACCCCGCAAGTCCCAAGGCTGTgaaccaggggagcagagcagagcgggcaggggccaggtTACTCCACTTCCCCCCGCCCCGTGAGTGCGGGGTCGGGCCCACCCTGCAATCAccgggtggcaggaagtggagcgacccagtCCCAACCCGCTCCGCTCCGCTGGCTCGTGCTGGGTGGCGGTTTACCCCCTGCCCCGCaagcctggggaggagatggagcagtggggaaggggcatgggatggggaaaagaaagggatgggggaagcaggggcagggggaaagaggcaggagggaaagaagggggtgggatgtggaggagatggagcagtggggaaggggcatgggatggggaagagaaggggctag
- the LOC101941054 gene encoding urea transporter 2 isoform X4, whose product MFVNNPLSGLIMIVGFLVQNRWWTLTGCLGTVVSTLIALLLHQDRSSIAAGLHGYNGVLVGLLIAVFSDKGDFYWWLLLPVALTSTTCPVFSSALGSIFSKWDLPVFTLPFNAAVTLYSAATGHYNLFFPTVLIKPATSVPNITWSNIDVPKLLQSIPVGVGQVYGCDNPWTGGIFLVALFISSPLICLHAAIGSAVGMLAALSLAAPFSNIYAGLWNYNSCLACIAIGGMFYALTWQTHLLAIACAFFCAYLGATVANMFSVFGLPAFTWPFCLSALTFLLITTNISAIYKLPLAKVTYPEANREYYLTMKKQYRAYDGASGAVAPCPDSEGAPASPITQPAEPARKAVSAPALPPPHLFPALLRTSRTPTPSPPLSYVSRGTAAGVGHTLHSAGGGKWSDPAPARSTPLAPSRATGECQGAVPPYPASPKAVNQGSRAERAGARLLHFPPPRECGVGPTLQSPGGRKWSDPVPTRSAPLARAGWRFTPCPASLGRRWSSGEGAWDGEKKGMGEAGAGGKRQEGKKGVGCGGDGAVGKGHGMGKRRG is encoded by the exons ATGTTCGTCAATAACCCTCTCAGTGGGCTTATCATGATTGTTGGGTTCCTGGTCCAGAATCGTTGGTGGACGCTCACAGGCTGTTTAGGAACAGTTGTCTCAACATTAATAGCACTTCTTCTGCATCAAGACAG ATCATCCATAGCAGCGGGATTGCATGGCTATAATGGGGTCCTGGTGGGACTGCTCATAGCAGTATTCTCTGACAAGGGAGACTTCTATTGGTGGCTTCTACTGCCTGTTGCTCTTACATCCACGACATG cCCCGTTTTCTCCAGTGCTTTAGGCTCAATCTTCAGTAAGTGGGATCTTCCTGTTTTCACCCTGCCTTTCAACGCAGCAGTGACATTATACTCTGCGGCCACTGGACACTACAACCTTTTCTTCCCTACAGTCCTCATTAAACCTGCAACATCAGTGCCCAATATCACCTGGTCCAACATTGATGTGCCAAAG CTGTTACAATCCATTCCAGTCGGCGTCGGCCAGGTGTACGGCTGTGATAACCCCTGGACTGGTGGCATCTTCCTGGTTGCTTTATTCATCTCCTCTCCTCTCATTTGCTTGCATGCTGCAATTGGATCAGCAGTGGGGATGCTGGCAG CACTGAGCCTAGCAGCACCTTTTAGCAATATCTACGCTGGCTTGTGGAATTACAACAGTTGCCTCGCATGCATCGCTATCGGGGGCATGTTCTATGCTCTGACATGGCAGACCCACCTGCTAGCAATTGCCTGTG CATTCTTTTGTGCCTATCTGGGAGCAACTGTGGCCAATATGTTTTCTGTG TTCGGATTACCAGCGTTTACCTGGCCTTTCTGCTTGTCTGCACTCACCTTTCTGTTAATAACCACAAACATCTCTGCCATCTACAAGTTACCTCTCGCCAAAGTCACTTACCCAGAAGCCAACCGAGAGTATTACCTCACAATGAAGAAGCAGTACCGGGCTTACGATGGCGCCAGTGGCGCCGTGGCGCCATGCCCAgactcagaaggggccccggccagcCCAATCACCCAGCCAGCTGAGCCAGCCAGGAAAGCTGTctccgcccctgctctgcccccgccccacctcttcccagccTTGCTCCGCACCAGCCgcacccccactccatcccctcccctaagTTATGTGTcccgggggactgcagcaggggttgggcacACCCTGCACTCAGCAGGtggtgggaagtggagtgacccggccccagcccgctccactcccctggctcctAGCCGTGCCACCggtgagtgccagggggcagtTCCCCCCTACCCCGCAAGTCCCAAGGCTGTgaaccaggggagcagagcagagcgggcaggggccaggtTACTCCACTTCCCCCCGCCCCGTGAGTGCGGGGTCGGGCCCACCCTGCAATCAccgggtggcaggaagtggagcgacccagtCCCAACCCGCTCCGCTCCGCTGGCTCGTGCTGGGTGGCGGTTTACCCCCTGCCCCGCaagcctggggaggagatggagcagtggggaaggggcatgggatggggaaaagaaagggatgggggaagcaggggcagggggaaagaggcaggagggaaagaagggggtgggatgtggaggagatggagcagtggggaaggggcatgggatggggaagagaaggggctag